One window of Paludibacter propionicigenes WB4 genomic DNA carries:
- a CDS encoding FAD-binding protein, with protein sequence MALTIISLIKQVPLATEMRMGEDGLMDRTKAKSIINIDCQFGLEAGLQLKKQYPDARLIACSMGPGSFEVALRTAISMGYDDAYLLSDRKLGGSDTYATGLAISTMLKHLGFTKDAKEPFIILAGRQTSDGDTAHVPSQVAESLGIPQATFVETVKADGEGNVIAKRIIEGGYQMMKLPMPCTISLTPTGIPPRKPSLTGAIKARNAKITVFGIDDIGLGTEKIGLSGSPTIVAGVVNIVSERAPIIMSQGSNETALVDSLIANYNKGANVLEKKEATEKKVSEKPEFPFYDNRNGAKGIITWAELANGKIARPSLELLTPARHLADQLGDDTKIMTLLIGKNVKDQAQILFEHGSDEVIVVEDDKLEEYLVLPFSSIFEQVIKERNPEIALFAATTSGRELAPRIGMKTGSGVTADCTGLEIGEYVNRKEKVINKPILHSRRPTYGESKLATILGFVYPQISTARAGTFEVPAKVEGRTGVISTFAPKLTKDEFKVEILQTVRGEGNSVNLFDADVIVSGGRGTTSDGLELIKKLADALKAQGVKAEWACSRVVVDEGFSEYARQVGQTGKTVRPKLYISVGISGAIQHIAGMKESEKIIAIDHNPKASIFHFADFGIVGEYTDIIPELTERVKAGFTFGIEPAKN encoded by the coding sequence ATGGCTCTTACAATTATAAGTTTAATAAAACAAGTACCACTCGCCACAGAAATGCGAATGGGGGAAGATGGCTTAATGGATAGAACGAAAGCAAAGTCAATCATCAACATCGATTGTCAGTTTGGTCTTGAAGCCGGATTACAACTCAAAAAACAATATCCTGACGCCAGACTCATTGCCTGTTCTATGGGACCCGGTTCGTTCGAAGTAGCATTGCGCACCGCCATCTCGATGGGTTACGACGATGCGTACCTGCTTTCGGATCGTAAGCTCGGAGGTAGCGACACCTATGCTACAGGATTGGCCATATCAACTATGCTAAAACACCTCGGCTTTACCAAAGATGCTAAGGAACCGTTTATCATTCTGGCGGGTCGCCAAACCAGCGACGGAGATACGGCGCACGTTCCCTCGCAGGTGGCAGAATCTTTAGGCATTCCACAGGCAACTTTTGTGGAAACAGTAAAAGCTGACGGAGAAGGCAATGTTATCGCTAAGCGTATTATCGAAGGTGGTTATCAGATGATGAAACTACCAATGCCGTGTACCATTTCATTGACTCCAACGGGCATTCCTCCTCGCAAACCTTCGCTGACCGGAGCTATCAAAGCACGTAATGCCAAAATCACGGTTTTTGGCATCGATGATATCGGGCTGGGAACAGAAAAAATCGGTTTGAGCGGATCACCCACTATTGTTGCCGGCGTAGTAAATATCGTGAGTGAACGTGCTCCTATTATCATGTCGCAGGGAAGCAATGAGACTGCTTTGGTTGACAGTTTAATAGCCAATTACAACAAAGGAGCTAATGTACTGGAGAAAAAAGAAGCCACTGAAAAGAAAGTTTCGGAGAAACCTGAATTTCCATTCTACGATAACCGCAACGGCGCTAAAGGTATTATTACATGGGCAGAATTGGCAAACGGAAAAATTGCACGCCCATCGCTGGAGCTGCTAACTCCCGCACGCCATCTTGCCGATCAACTGGGAGATGATACGAAAATAATGACACTGCTGATTGGAAAAAATGTGAAAGATCAGGCGCAAATTCTGTTCGAACATGGTTCGGATGAAGTTATCGTTGTAGAAGATGATAAACTCGAAGAATACCTGGTACTACCGTTTTCCAGTATTTTTGAGCAGGTAATAAAAGAAAGAAATCCCGAGATTGCCCTTTTTGCAGCTACGACATCGGGTAGAGAACTTGCACCCCGTATCGGCATGAAAACCGGTAGCGGTGTAACGGCAGACTGTACAGGACTGGAAATAGGAGAATACGTAAACCGGAAAGAAAAGGTTATCAATAAACCGATTTTGCACTCACGTCGTCCAACCTACGGCGAAAGCAAGTTGGCAACCATCCTTGGCTTTGTGTATCCACAAATTTCAACTGCGCGTGCCGGAACCTTTGAAGTACCTGCCAAGGTGGAAGGAAGAACAGGAGTCATTTCAACTTTTGCCCCTAAGCTCACAAAAGATGAGTTCAAAGTTGAGATATTGCAAACGGTTCGGGGTGAGGGTAACTCTGTAAACCTCTTTGATGCAGATGTCATTGTTTCAGGTGGACGCGGTACTACCAGTGACGGACTGGAGTTGATCAAAAAACTAGCCGATGCACTCAAAGCACAGGGCGTGAAAGCCGAATGGGCATGTAGCCGTGTGGTGGTGGACGAAGGTTTCTCTGAATATGCCCGCCAGGTAGGTCAAACAGGTAAAACAGTACGTCCTAAATTGTATATCAGTGTTGGGATATCGGGTGCCATCCAGCATATTGCAGGAATGAAGGAATCCGAAAAAATTATTGCGATTGATCATAACCCCAAAGCATCGATATTCCATTTTGCCGACTTTGGTATTGTGGGCGAATATACCGATATTATACCGGAATTGACAGAACGTGTAAAGGCCGGATTTACCTTTGGGATTGAACCTGCAAAGAACTGA